In Dehalococcoidia bacterium, the genomic stretch CAGTCTGGCAGTGCTCGCCAAAACGCCGGCTCAAGAGAAGGTATTGGCTCATTCGTAAGGATGAGAGAAGAAGCGATCCGGGCACAACCCTTCGGCGTCTGGTAATGCTCTCGCCTCAAAACCTTCCAAGGGGATGACATGGCAGAATCTCAACAACCAAAAGTGGTGGCTTTTTGCTGCCATTATTGTGCCTATTCAGCCGCCGATCTGGCGGGTTCGATGCGGCTGGAGTATTCCCCTAATGTGCGCGTCGTGAAACTGATGTGCACCGGGAAGGTCGATGCCCTTCTCCTGATGAAGGCTTTTGAGAATGGCGCAGATGCGGTTTTTGTGGCCGGATGTCATGAAGGAGA encodes the following:
- a CDS encoding hydrogenase iron-sulfur subunit, producing the protein MAESQQPKVVAFCCHYCAYSAADLAGSMRLEYSPNVRVVKLMCTGKVDALLLMKAFENGADAVFVAGCHEGDCHFLEGNLRASKQVERARKMLEEVGIEGDRLRMYHIGASDAPSFAAAANEMTEKARQLGPSPLRKDRVTL